Proteins from a genomic interval of Plasmodium sp. gorilla clade G2 genome assembly, chromosome: 10:
- a CDS encoding ankyrin-repeat protein,putative — MATEERVKLLVAARKGIYEDVVSLSKLQIPLGDYVQPPHNRTALWYSCRNGSLKMARLILKKGSNINHKDSKGMSPLHICVKYGHINIAKFLIENKADIDIKDNEGQTPIFYAIIYKHYDIVKLLIENGADVQIKDNNKASVYDYADFNGKTQLSTYILYKSNEIIVEK, encoded by the exons ATGGCAACA gAAGAGAGAGTCAAATTGCTAGTCGCTGCTCGAAAGG gcATATATGAGGATGTGGTTTCCTTGTCTAAATTGCAGATTCCCTTGGGCGATTATGTTCAACCTCCC cATAATAGGACGGCTCTTTGGTATTCTTGTAGAAATGGGAGTTTAAAAATGGCTagattaattttaaaaaaaggaagTAACATAAATCATAAAGATTCCAAAGGAATGTCGCCACTTCATATATGCGTTAAATAtggacatataaatatagctAAATTTCTTATTGAAAATAAAGCTGACATAGATATAAAAGacaat gaAGGACAAACTCCCATATTCTATGCtataatatacaaacattatgat aTCGTTAAATTATTGATAGAAAATGGAGCTGATGTCcaaataaaagataat aaTAAGGCAAGCGTTTATGATTATGCAGATTTTAATGGAAAGACACAAttatctacatatatattatacaaaa GTAACGAAATTATTGtagaaaaataa